A stretch of DNA from Bacillus sp. Marseille-Q1617:
TCCCTTTTTTTTACATATGTATAATGTGCCATTGTTATTTCTTCTTCGTTTTCTTTTCTTTCACCATCACAATCCCAGTATCACCAAAAAACAGATTCTTTTTCCCCAGAGGTTTTTGCACTTTCTGCCTTCCTTTGGATGGTTTCTTCCTTCGGTTTAACTCATTCAAGATTCTGTCTGCCGGTTGGAATAAATAAATCTGTAAGACTCGAAAGAAGTTCCATGCCGTCTTCGTTGAGTTCAGTTGAAGCTTGATTAACAGTGATAGCCCGTATGCGATTAGTGCTAGAAACATGTGATTCCAGATACCTTGCGGTTTGGTACTCCATATCTTTCTCATCTTGAGATGACCCTTTATCCATTTGAAGAAGAGTTCAATCAACCATCGGTTTTTGTAGATTTCGAGGATTTCCACATCCGTTAAATCAAAGCGAGTGGTCAAAATCCGATATACTTGATTCTTTTCATCGACAAACTCAATGTAGCGAACGGGTTCATTTGAAATACCAAAATTAACGGTCTCGTCTTTTAGAACAGACGAGTGAGTTGGTTCTCGTTCTTCCAATGTGTAAAGAACTAAGTTCTTTCCAATACGGGCAACAAAATCAATTTCTTTGTCCAACCAGTCCATCAAGTTTTTCTTCGATCCATACCCTCTATCCATGACATAGGTAGCGTTAGCCTCTTCAATGATGACATCTGAGCTTTCAAAGTCTGTCACATTACCCGTTGAAGGGACGATTTTATCTGGAAACACTGTATTTTTGGAAGTGACAACCAATCGTGTATGCATTTTAACAGCATTATGGCCCTTTGAAATAAAGGCCCAGTCACACATGTTTTCAGGTAACCGAAATTCTGTAGAATCCACGATGTCCAAACGTCCAATCGCATTCGAAATACCGTTTTGCTTCCGAGTGTAGTGACGAACTTTAGCCATTACTTTGATAAAAACACTTTGTACTACCTCGGTAGAAAGATCGTTGATCCGCCGGCTTATTTGAGAGCCACTAATCCCGTTGACATTCAATAGTTTCATTAGATCGGTATACGCTCGGATCTTTTCTTCAATATGAGAATACGAACTCATCTGATCCAGGTGCGCAGCCACACCTATCCTTAATAGGGCTTCGGTAGTCAGCTTCTTTCCATAATCAAGAAGAGGACATTGTAAATCTTCCGTAGGAAGTTGGGATAAACATTGACAAATTAACATTCTTTGACCTATACTTTTACTCATTGCGTGAGCTCCTTTTGTAGAAGATTAGGGAACGTTTAGGTCACTATCTTCTACATTAGGGCTTTTTTTGTTTTTGTAAAGAAATTTTACCATTTTGCGTTATTTTACATATTTTTGAAGTCGTGCAACGCTAGTGGGTCAGACCCTCACTCTTTTACAGCACCCATTCGTACTTCCCTTTCAAATAATAAGAAAAGGAATTGACCTTTTCACTTTAAAAAGTGAGGGAGATCAATTGCTTTCGTTAAGATTTAAAGTCAACAGGTGTATAAATTTTTATTTATATATTCAGACGACCTTCATTATGGAGTAGTAAAGGACAACCACTGGGAAACCAGCCCGATTTCTCTTCAAACAGGCAAAAGTTTACTTTTTATATCAAGCTAGTTTTGCGTAATGTAAAGATTAACCAAAATCAAGGAACAGTTGATCGTAGATCATATCTGCTCCTTGGTTTTTTAAAGTGTCGGCAGTTTTAAAGCAGTGTCGATATTCTGCAGGTTGAGATCAAGCTGCTCGTTCGTATCAAAGGCATGATACCAGCCCCGTTCCACCATATAACTCGAGATTTGCTCGTGCAGGTCCAGGGCTTCTTCCAAATGCTTTGTCATCACTTCTTTTATTTCAGGTGAACCCGTTTCAGTGATGGCCATCGCATAATTTCGGACGCCGCTTTTGGCTGCAATCAGAAGGTCTGTTGCGACTACCTGATCTGTAAGTGCCTTCATGCCTGTTAAATTTTCAGCAATAAAGTTCATCTTTATTCAACTCCTCATGATTGTTTTGCTTTGGAAAGAATAGCGGAGAATTCCTCCAGTTGACGTGTAGATGTTTGTACGTCTTGCTCCATGATTCTTTTGAGTTTCTCATCGGCAACAAGGGCTCTCATGGTTTTGGACTTGGTTAAACAATTAGTTTTGAATGAGGCCAGTTCCTGGACCTCCAGGACTTCATGCAATACATAATCCATTTCATCAACCTCCTTTGATTTGACGGGAGTTCAGTCTAAACTCCTGCGAGACAGCTTTTTTATGGTTTCAGCACGACTTTAATGCAATTATCTGTCTTAGTATCGAAAATTTCATAACCACGCTTGGCTTCGCTCAGTGGCAGCACATGGGTCACGACATCACCAAGGTCGATCTTGCCGGATGTAACCAAATCATACATATGTGGCATAAGGTGAATCATCGGTGCTTGTCCTGAGCGTATATTGATGTTTCGCTGCATGATGTCCCCAAGCGGGAATCCATTATATCTGCCGCCATAAACGCCTGTAATCTGGATGGTACCTGCTTTACGTACTGCCTGTGAAGCAATGACCAGGGCGCTCATGGCACCACCTTGGAGCTTTAATCCACTTGCAAGGAACTCCATATCGGTCATCTTTCCATCCATCCCAACCGCGTCAATGACGACATCGGCGCCCCCTTTGGTAATTTCCTTAAGATAGCTGCCAACATTTTCGTGGTCTTCAAAATTGACGATTTCCACTTTGTTTGTACGTTTGGCATGATCCAAACGATATTTGACATAATCTACAGCTATTACCCTTTTTGCACCCTTCATCCAGGCAAATTTCTGGGCGAACAAGCCAACTGGACCGCAGCCAAGGACAATGACCGTATCTCCGTTTTTGACTCCTGCATTATCAACGCTCCAAAAGCCGGTGGACATCGCATCGGCAATACAACTTAATTTCTCATCCGGTTCCTCGCAGGATTCAGGAATTTTAAAGTGGGTGAAATTGGCATAAGGAACTCTAAGATACTCAGCCTGCCCGCCAGCAAAACCGCCGGTAGTACCTGAATAACCGAAATAGGCTCCCATATCACCATTGTCATTGGAATTATCGCATTGGCTTTCCAGCTGATTTTTACAATAAATACATTCCCCGCATGCAATATTGAACGGGATGATGACGCGGTCGCCTTTTTTGAGATTTCTCACTTCAGGACCTACTTCTTCAACAATACCCATCGGTTCATGTCCGATGATATAGTCTTCCTGCATGTTCGGGATCATTCCATGGATCAAGTGGAGGTCCGAGCCGCAAATGGCGGTACTTGTGATTTTGACTATCATGTCATCCGGCTTTTCAATCTTTGGATCTGGAACTTCTTTGACTTCCACATTCTTGATGCCTTGGTAGGTTACTGCTTTCATGCTGATTTACCTCCAGTGTTATTGTTCATCCGGTGTCCGGTCAAACATTCCTTTTCTGTTAGTGTCAACAGGGAATAAGTTCATATTTGCAATCATATTTGTATTCTTGGCAGAGAGCTGATCCAATTGATATTGTTCACCCAGGTCATGAGGATGGAACCATTTTTTCTGGACCATAAGCTCTGTAATTTCCTGGTGCATCGCGATACCTTGAAAAAGCTGTTTCCGAAGTGCTGCTCGTAATTCGGGTGTGGTTGTTTCCGTTAAAGCAACAGCCGTATTTCTAACACCTTCTTTTGCACGAACGAGAAAATCCAATGCAAATGTCATATCAGCGAGTTCCGGCATATTCAGTGCATTAATGGGATCTAAATAATCTTGATTCAATGTACGTTACCCTCCTTATCATCGATAATTGGTGTCGGGCGGCTCTGTGGAACCGGGGCTTCAAATGGTGCGTGTTTATAGATCTGCTGTAATTCAGCAAGATCTAACATGGATTGCTGCACATCTTTTTCCATCAATTCTCTAAGGTCCTGGTCAAAAACAAGACCCTGCATCAATTTTGACTTTGCTACACATAAAGTTTTCAAATTGATCGCTTCATGCAGGTCCAAAGATTCGTGTGGAGCCAATTGATACTTATCCAATGAAACAGACCTCCTTTTTCTTAGTTTTTAGAGTGTTTTTCTTAGGGATTTACTGATACCTGGTCTTCAGCGGCAGCTTTCTTTTAGGTAATGTCTCATATAGAAGGTGGCCACTTGTTTAAGATACCCCTTTAATATTTACCTTAAGAAGGATAGTATACGTTTTGTATATATAAGAGTTGGGGGGACACACTGGTTGCCCCACTAGCACATTAAAAGGGGACGGAATCCCGTCCCCGCGTGCATTTATTCAAATAAATCGACCAATAACTCCCAGAACACTTTCACTTTCTCGGAAAAAGGGGCCGACCCCCGGTTCGTTAAGAGGGTAGTGTGCAGGTCGTCTGGTCCTGATTTCTATATATCACTACGAGCCCTTCGCTTGTTATACGAGATCTTTGTCCCAACCAGCCTTAAATATGTTTCTACCAGTAGGGGGTGAACGGTTTAATCGACGGGATTTAAGTCCCACGGGCAGGGACGTTCTACCATGGCTACTGTTATAGTAAGACCATATTAAAAAAGGTCAACCAGAAATATCTAGAATTCTGATTAACCTTATAATACGAACGGGCAGGTTAGTTCAAATTCTGTTTTAAATAAATATAAGACGGTGAAAAAAGCACCGTCAATAATTTGCTATTTATTTTGTGTTAATTCTTTATAATAAAGGTAATCGACTTTATGCTTTGTAGCCATTAACTGTGAAGCCAAAATTGCCGTATAAACAGTGGTTAGTACAATTGCTCCAACACCAAGACCTGGAAGGTTTATCTTATTAGATGTACTCATTCCATTATTGCTTGTGCTCATAGCATTATTACTTATGGGTGCTTCTTCCATTTTATTAACCCCCTAATTTGTTATAGGGGTATTATTTGTAACGGCAGTTAAACTTATACTCCAAAAAGTAACTTAGCGAAAGAAAACAGGCAGGTCTTAAAAACTTAAAGTTTGTGAACAAATGTACTTAAACTAAACGGGGGCGTTAATGAAACAACAGGAATCATCCAAATCGACTTCCCGATTACAAAACAACAGTCCTATTAAACAAAGTCCTTACTTATATTTTGAAAAATCCCTCTTCAAAATCGAATATGAGTTTCAAACATTCTGGACTATATTTTCCGTTTCTTTTTGTAACTTCGTTATAATGCTCTAGAATCCAGTACGCACGCTTTTTCTTTTTTCTACTCTTAAATAGGGAGTGATTTCTTTTAAAATGTTAAGGACATCATTTTTGTTCTTTATTGTAAATGAATAGGAGTTTAGATGACGAGATGGATTGTAGTTTTTCTTTTTAGAAATTTGTCCCTTGGTTAAGTCTTGAAGATACTCGAGAAGTTCCCTATCAGTCGACGCAACAGAAATACAAGGTCTCCTATGTTCATTTTCATGGATGCGGGTAGTGTGATTGACCCTTCTCCATCAATGATACCTGCTAAATAGGCGGTTTCCCAGTCCGTCACGTTTTCAGCCCCTGTCCTTTTTCCTTTTATATATGTGTTTCCCCAAAAATAACAGTTGTGAACATAATTTCCAGTAAAAGTTTAAAACATAATGATTCGTCTCTTTCAGTGAAAAAACGATGCTTGTCGGGGGTCAGACCCGGAATTTCGTTCAGTCAAGAACCATATAAGAAGTTCAATAAAGGATTAATAAATGGACAGAATGAATAGTAGAGGCTTGCACATAAGTTTTTTATTTTCGTTAAATGTAGAATTAGAATTTAGCTCTTTCCAGCGGTTGATTGGAGTGCAAGACGAAGACTCCTGCGGGAAGAGTAGCTTATTAGAAAAGCGGAAGGGCTTCGCTCAGAGGCGGGGGGCATAAGACGAATTGGCCAAGAAGGCGTTCTTTGCCTTCTTGGCCGGTTTGGCTTATGATCTGTGCCTCTAAGCCCTGCAGCTGGACAGGTGAGACCCCACTGGCTTGCCGAGGAGGCTCACGGGCTACCCGCGGAAATCGAAGTCTTGCACGGAAATCATTAGCGGTATTAAGAACCTATACTTTATTTGTTCGTCTTTATGTGGTGGTTTTTTAGTTTTGTTGTCCCAGCCTCTTATCTTTGGATAATCTCCATAATCCAACCTTTTAAATCAACAATTCTTAAGTTTTCAATGTTTTTATCTGTTCCTGACACGATGAGTGGAACCTTTGAATCTGCCTTGTGCATCGAGCCATGGGCACCTCCGCCGGAATGC
This window harbors:
- a CDS encoding IS4 family transposase, with the translated sequence MSKSIGQRMLICQCLSQLPTEDLQCPLLDYGKKLTTEALLRIGVAAHLDQMSSYSHIEEKIRAYTDLMKLLNVNGISGSQISRRINDLSTEVVQSVFIKVMAKVRHYTRKQNGISNAIGRLDIVDSTEFRLPENMCDWAFISKGHNAVKMHTRLVVTSKNTVFPDKIVPSTGNVTDFESSDVIIEEANATYVMDRGYGSKKNLMDWLDKEIDFVARIGKNLVLYTLEEREPTHSSVLKDETVNFGISNEPVRYIEFVDEKNQVYRILTTRFDLTDVEILEIYKNRWLIELFFKWIKGHLKMRKIWSTKPQGIWNHMFLALIAYGLSLLIKLQLNSTKTAWNFFRVLQIYLFQPADRILNELNRRKKPSKGRQKVQKPLGKKNLFFGDTGIVMVKEKKTKKK
- a CDS encoding spore coat protein, with amino-acid sequence MNFIAENLTGMKALTDQVVATDLLIAAKSGVRNYAMAITETGSPEIKEVMTKHLEEALDLHEQISSYMVERGWYHAFDTNEQLDLNLQNIDTALKLPTL
- a CDS encoding zinc-dependent alcohol dehydrogenase — its product is MKAVTYQGIKNVEVKEVPDPKIEKPDDMIVKITSTAICGSDLHLIHGMIPNMQEDYIIGHEPMGIVEEVGPEVRNLKKGDRVIIPFNIACGECIYCKNQLESQCDNSNDNGDMGAYFGYSGTTGGFAGGQAEYLRVPYANFTHFKIPESCEEPDEKLSCIADAMSTGFWSVDNAGVKNGDTVIVLGCGPVGLFAQKFAWMKGAKRVIAVDYVKYRLDHAKRTNKVEIVNFEDHENVGSYLKEITKGGADVVIDAVGMDGKMTDMEFLASGLKLQGGAMSALVIASQAVRKAGTIQITGVYGGRYNGFPLGDIMQRNINIRSGQAPMIHLMPHMYDLVTSGKIDLGDVVTHVLPLSEAKRGYEIFDTKTDNCIKVVLKP
- a CDS encoding spore coat protein, translating into MNQDYLDPINALNMPELADMTFALDFLVRAKEGVRNTAVALTETTTPELRAALRKQLFQGIAMHQEITELMVQKKWFHPHDLGEQYQLDQLSAKNTNMIANMNLFPVDTNRKGMFDRTPDEQ
- a CDS encoding spore gernimation protein GerQ — protein: MDKYQLAPHESLDLHEAINLKTLCVAKSKLMQGLVFDQDLRELMEKDVQQSMLDLAELQQIYKHAPFEAPVPQSRPTPIIDDKEGNVH